AGGTTGCTGAGCAAACCCAGACCTGCTTTGCGCAGTGTCCAGATCTTCTTGGAATCAGCGCCAAACAGGAGAGGGAAGTGGTAACCCAGCCCCGCAGCTTTCAGTTCCGCAGTGAGGCGGTCGGAGATCTCAGTAATTTCCCCACGGGTATCGCGCATGAATTCTACCACGAGGATCGCCCCGGGATCACCCTGTACAAAAAAGCGGTTCTTGCTTTGTTCAATATTGTCTTTTGTACACTCGAGTATGTAGTGATCGATCAGTTCACTGGCACTGGGTTTATATTGCATGGCAATAATATTCGCGCGCAGGGATTCATCTACGTTATTAAAGTGTACGCAGAGCAGACCTGTCTCTTTTGGAGGTAGGGGCGATACGTTGATTTTAATTTCAGTGAGGAACGCCAGGGTACCTTCGGACCCGGCAATGAGTTTACAGAAGTTAAAGTCTTCTTTACCGGCAGTGAAAGGCGCGGTTTCCAGCAACATGTCTACAGCATAACCAGTATTTCTCCGAAGGATGCTTGGTTTTGGAAATTCGCGGCGTATTTCTTCCTGGTTGGAGTGGTTACCAAGCAGGGTACGTATTTGTTTATAAACGGCGGTTTCCAGGCTGCCATCGTTCTTTTCACAACGGGCATGAAACTCTTCGGCAGAGATACTGTTGAACGTCACGTCCGAGCCATCGCTGAGAATAGCTTTTACTTCCAGCAGGTGTTCGCGGGTACTGCCGTACACAACGGAGTTGGAACCGCAGGAGTTATTGCCCACCATCCCGCCAATCATGGCGCGGTTAGCAGTCGATGTCTCAGGACCGAAGTAGAAGCCGTATGGTTTCAGGAATAGATTTAGTTCATCGCGGATCACGCCGGGCTGAACTCTTACCCAATGTTCTTCCGTATTAATTTCGAGGATGTTGGTGAAGGTGCGCGACACGTCTACTACGATACCATTTCCGACTACCTGTCCTGCCAGCGAGGTACCAGCCGTACGCGGAATCAGCGACGTTTTGTTTGCCCTCGCAAATCGGATCAGTGTTTTGATGTCTTCTTCATTGGCTGGGATAGCTACTGCCAATGGCATTTCTCTGTATGCTGAAGCATCTGTGGCGTACAGGGTACGCATGGTGTCATCAGTGTATAACGTTCCGGTAAATTGTCCGGCAAGCTCCCTAAGCTTTTCGCGCATATTATTCTTCCCTTTTCAGAAGGCAAAAGTAAGGTTTAGATTGCTGGAATGCAAATGAGTGATTTTGTTAGATTTTATCAAATTTTTAAAGAATTTATTGCAAACTTTTTACCGGGTTGACCATCGCCGCCCTGATAGACTGATAACTCACTGTCAGGAGTGCAATTCCGCAGGCCAGGATCCCTGCGCCCACAAAGATCTCCCAGCTGATCTGGATCCTGTAATCAAAATGTGTGAGCCAGTTATGCATCAGGAAATAGGTAAATGGGGATGCTATTATACCCGCCAGTAATACCAGCCATATAAAGTCTTTGGATAGCAATAGCCAGAGTTGTGGCAGACTGGCGCCTAGTACTTTCCTGATACCGATTTCTTTGGTTCTGCGTTCTGCCATGAACATAGCGAGGCCAAAGAGTCCCAATCCCGAAATCAAAATGGCCAACAGGGCAAAGGCGGCTGCTATACGACCTACCTGATTTTCCATTTCGAATTTATGTGCGAAATCCTGGTCGGTAAAGCTATAAATGAAGGGGAGGTCCGTATTATATCTTTCAAAAACAGGCTGAATGGTGCTGAGGGTGTTAGATAAGTCTACCCCCTTTTTCAGGCGTAGCAAAATATTGTTCGCATCATCCTTTTCAAAGATGATTGCCAGCGGATAGGCGGTCTGGTAGGGATTGTACAATACAAGATCCTTTACAATACCAATGATGGTAAGTGTGAGGGAACCAGATTGTATCGTCTTTCCAATAGGATCTGTGTACCCGATGGTCTTCAGTGCGGTTTCATTTAATACTACGGCATTGGAATCTGCCGGCCGGCCGGCTTCAAAAGAACGGCCCTGCAGCAGCTGCATACCCGTTACCTGGTCATAATCATAATCGCCCATGATCACATCCATTCCAATTTCTGCTTTGGGGTCTTTGCCACTCCATGAGAAATCACTCCACTTGTTATAATTAGCCGTCATGGGTTGTGATGCTCTGGTTACAGCCTCCAGTTTCCCGGTATTTAACAGTTCCTGCTTCAGTGCTGAAAAATTCTTATTTAATGCATCACTGGTGGCCACTGATATAAGGTTATCGGGATTATATCCCAAAGATCGTGACTGTGCATGCCTGATCTGCTGGAATACAATTCCCGTACTAATGATAAGGGCAATACTAATGGCAAACTGAAACACGACTAATACACGACGCAGCGTGACTGCGCTACGGCCTGTATGCACCGGGCCTTTCAATACCTTCACGGGAATAAAGCCAGAAAGGTACCAGGCAGGATAACTACCGGCGAGTAGTCCTGTGGTAATACAGATACCTAATGCCATCCACACATGCTGATAAGTAAACTGTACATGAGATATACCTACCTGTCCAAGAAAAGGTTGTATGAGCAAAATGAAGATGATGGCAAAGATAAATGCAATCAATGCTGTCATAATAGATTCTGAGAGGAACTGTCCGACCAGTTGTGTACGTCCGGAACCGATTGCTTTACGGATACCTACTTCTTTGGCGCGCTTTTCAGACCTTGCCGTACTCAGATTCATAAAATTGATACACGCAATCAGGAGCACAAAAATGCCAATGATGGTAAAGAGATGTACATAGGTCATTCTGCCACCACTTTCTTTCCAGTCCCTGAATTCATTGTGCAGGTGCATGCGTGTCAATGGCTGTATGTCCAGGAACTGGTTATTATGTTCCGGATCATGCAGGTGCATTAACCCACTTATTTTTTTGGAGAAATCTGCCATACTTACACCAGGATTGAGCTCTACTGCATTCCATGAAAAGTTGATTCCCCAGTTGGACCGCGCATTCCTGACAAATTCATACTTCTTTTCCATCAATGAAAAAGGTACGAGAAAATCAAACTGGAATGTTGAATTCGAAGGCACATCAGCCATCACACCGGTCACCTGCAATTCTTCATTGTCTACTTTTACAAATTGCCCCAATGCAGATGCATTTCCAAAATAGGCATTCGCCTGTGATTTTGTCAGAATAATACTGTTCACATCATTCAAGGCGGTATTGACATTGCCTTCAATCAGCGGGAAGGAAAACATTTGGAGAAAAGCCGGATCAACAAAGAGGCAATTCTTTAAATACTTAGTGGTACCATGTACCAGGCTCATTTGCGAGGACTGACTTATCCTCGTGGCACGCTTTATTTCAGGATAATCATGCTGCATGATATCGTAGATAGGAACGGGCGTGCTGTACTGGGATCCTTTTATATCATTGAATAGCGTGTGTTTCACGAATACGCCTATTCGCTCTCCATTCAAATGAAACAGATCAAAACTCTTTTCATATTGTACCCACATGCCGATAAGGAGGGCGAATGCCATACCCAGAGCAAGCCCTGTAATATTAATAGCAGAAAGCGTCTTGTGCTGTTTAAGGTTGCGCCAGGCAACACGGCAATAATTCCAGATCATAAAAAAAATTAGTCCTACAATGATACCAGTTTGTAAATGATTGTAAATGAATGACTTTTCGTTTGCAGACTGTTCACTTTCAGCAACTTGTGTCCGGTTGTGAACACTTTGACTGGCATGGTTTCTGGTCTCACTATATAAAGAATTTTTCACCCAAAAAATTGTGAGTTATGGAAATCAGAGACAGATCAATAGGTAGTAACGGTTTAGAACAGGGGGGACCTAACCTCGGTAACGATTATAGCCGTAATATAACAAGAGAAGTGACTTCAGATGATACTGAAAAGGTGATTCTGCCTAAAAAGGACAAACATAAAAAAGAACAAAACAAAGGCGATAAAAATCCAAAGCAGCGATAAGATGATGGCTGCTTAAGCGGGTGAGGCGGTAAAAAAGCACATGCTTTTTTACCGCCTCCTTATTTAAAATAACGATTGTTGTTTAGGTTGGAATACAGGTTTCGGTATACTGATTCCGCACACTTCTTTTAATTTATCTATGAAATAAACAGTCGCATCAATATAACTCAGTTCATCCCCCATATGCATAAAGAAATACAATTCCCTTAATCCATTCTTCATCCATTGATCGATCCTGTGCACCCAGTCATCCATCCTTTTATAATCCGTCGGGTGTAAACTATTCCCCACGAAGCGGACCATAGACCCCGGGGTGGGTAAGTGCATATGTACACAATCCCTTCTACCAGCTGTATCAGTGATCACCGCACCTATTTTTAGTCCTCTTAATGTATCAAAGAGCTCTTTGGTGGTCGCAGGGTTATTAAACCAATCCGGATGCCTGAGCTCTAAATACCATTGCAGATCCGTCGGCAGACTTTGCAGATATTTATATAGGTTGTCTCTCCGTGTCGGACTATAGTTCTCTCCCAATTGCAAAAAGATAGGTCCCAGGTTTTCTTCCAGTGCAAGGATACCTTCAAGGAAGGCGGTCGTTTGGTCCTGCGCATTTACAAGATTACTATAGTGACTGATGGACTGCGGCACTTTAGGACAAAATTTAAAATCCGTTCTGTTTACCCGTTCCTTCCATTTGCCGATCGTATAAGCATCATAGATCTTATAATGGGTAGCATTGAACTCAATACAATTGAAATGATGGGGATATTGCTCAATATAATTGGCTTCTTTGGTGCCTTTGGGGTAAAGGTGGCCAACCCATTCCTTCATTCCCCATCGGGGGCAGCCGATATACATCCCGACATTTGCCGCCGGCTTACCGGGTAATACCAGTTGGTTGTCAGCAGGATCAGGAAGAGTAAAATCTATATTGCTTAATAATGAATCATTAACGCGACCAAATTGCATAAAACTAATTGGAAATTAATAGCCTTCGAAGATAAGATTTTTCACTATAATCGCTTTTTCTGCATTCCGTGGTTGCCACGCCACACATCGTGGTGAAGAAATCGCCTTATGGTAAAAAATCATTATGAATTGAAAGGCTTTCTACAAGCGTAATAGGAGCGGGTTTGAAGCCAGCAGGCTGTACCAGTGGCGGCTATGCAAATAATAGAAAGAAAATTTGGATATTCCTTTGCAATATCCTTTTTCCAAGCTAATTTGATTGCATACAAGCCCTTTATTTCATTAACTGACAAGCATGGAAATTTTACACGTTAGCGCGGAATGTTATCCGGTAGCGAAAGTTGGAGGATTAGCCGATGTAGTAGGTGCACTGCCAAAGTATCAACACCAGTTAGGGTGTGTAGCCAAGGTAGTGATGCCCGCTTATAAATCCCGCTTTTTTGAACAAAACGAATTTGAGCTCGTGCACCAGGGAGGAACCTGGGTAGGGTTCAACTGGTACCATGTCAATGTATTCCGCGAAAAGAACAACGTACTGGGCTTTGACCTGTACCTGTTGGATATTCCCGGACTACTGGACAAGGAGGGCGTGTATGGTCACTGGAATGATCTGGAACGTTTTCTGGCATTTCAGATCGCTGTGCTGGACTGGCTGAATGAATGGCAGCATCATCCGGACGTCGTGCATTGTCACGATCATCATACAGGGTTTATTCCTTTTTTGATGACACATGCTTACAAGTACGAAAGGCTGCGCAATATAGCCTCCGTACTCACCATCCACAATGCACAGTACCAGGGCCAGTTTGGCTGGGATCAGCTATACCGGTTACCGGGTTTTGACCTCTGGAAGGCAGGCCTGGTAGGATGGGAGGGCGCTGTGAACCCACTGGCGGCAGCCATCAAATGTGCATGGAGAGTTACCACCGTTTCACCCGGGTACCTCGAAGAAATGTATAACGGCGCGAATGGACTGGAAAGTTTGCTGCGAAGCGAGCGTCGCAAGTGCAAGGGTATCCTGAATGGGATTGACAACAAAGTATGGGATCCTGCCACAGATCCGATGTTACCTATCCACTATGATGATACTTCCTTTGTAAACGGGAAAAGAGAAATAAAGCGCCAATTGTGTGAGGAGTTTGGATTTGACCCCGAATTACCATTATTCTCCTTCATTGGCCGCCTGGTAGGCGAAAAAGGCGCCGACCTGTTACCAGATATTATTGGTCGTTCACTATATGAGCAACAGAATCAGCTCAACTTCCTTGTATTGGGTAGTGGAGATCCGCATACAGAGTGGCGTCTGCACCAGACAAAAAATACGACTGGTTCAAACTTTAATGTACAATATGGTTATAACGAGGGCTTATCGCATAGGATCTATGCCGGTAGTGATTTCCTGTTAATGCCAAGCAGGGTAGAACCTTGTGGCCTGAACCAGTTGTATGCACTGCGTTATGGCACAATGCCGATAGTACGTAGCACAGGTGGCCTTAAAGATACCGTGAAGGATTTTGGAGACCAGGGTGGTTTCGGTATCCGCTTTATACAGGCAGAAGTCTGGGATGCGTGCCAGGCCGTGAGCCGCGCTGTGGAGCTGTACCGTGATGCACAGGCATTGCAGGAAATCCAGGAATATATTATGCAGATCGATCACTCCTGGGACAGCGCCGCTGCAGAATATGTAAAATTATACGAATCAATAGTAATCAGACCTTAATTGGCACGGAACTTTCCACGTAAGTTTGTAAACGGGACTTTCCATATAGTAATCATTTATTTCAACGAAACAAAAGAATAGAATATATGTCTAACGCAGTTATCTCCCTTATCTTAGGAGGCGGTTCCGGTACCCGTCTATACCCGCTCACCCGCAGGCGCTCGAAACCCGCTGTGCCCGTAGCCGGTAAATATAGGTTGGTGGATATTCCCATCTCCAATTGTTTGAATGCGGACATGAACCGCATCTTTGTGCTCACCCAGTTTAACTCCGCGTCACTGAATAAGCATATTAAGAATACATACCACTTTAGCCACTTCAGTAAGGCGTTCGTAGATATCCTGGCTGCAGAACAAACTCCCGATAACCCCACCTGGTACCAGGGTACAGCCGATGCGGTGCGTCAGTGCCTCCATCATATCGAGAACTATGAGTATGACTATGTGCTCATACTATCCGGCGACCAGCTGTATCAGATGGATTTCAGGGAGATGCTGCAACATCATATTGAATCACAGGCAGAGGTAACGATCGGTACCATCCCGGTCACTGCTAAAGACGCTTCTGACTTTGGTATATTAAAAACTGATGAAAAAGGAACTATCACCTCCTTTACAGAAAAGCCGAAACAGGATGTACTGGCACCCTGGGCTTCGCCTGTAAGCGATGAGATGCATGCAGCAGGTAGAGAATACCTGGCAAGTATGGGTATCTACATCTTCAGCAGATCCACGCTCAATGAATTGCTGAAAGGACAGGAGGCTGCCACCGATTTTGGTAAAGAGATTATTCCATACGCGATCAACGCAGATCTGAAAGTAATGAGCTATCAATACACCGGTTACTGGACGGATATCGGAAATATCAGCTCATTCTGGGAAGCAAACCTGTCATTGACAGATGAGATCCCTCAGTTCAATTTATTTGATGAAGGCAAGACCATCTATTCCCGTGCGCGTATGCTGCCACCGGCAAAGATGAGCGGTACCTTCAACAAGACCATCATCGCAGACGGTACAATTATTTCAGATAGCACCCTGGAACGTTGTGTTGTGGGTATCCGTGCCCGTATTGGCCGTGGTTCAGTGATCACAAACAGCTACATCATGGGTAGCGATTTCTACCAAACCCTCGAAGACCTGGCCAGGGCCAAGGCCAAAGGCCATCCGCCAATGGGGATTGGAGATAACTGTGTGATCAATAATGCGATAATAGATAAGAATGTAAGCATTGGCAACAATGTAAAGATAAATGTAGGTGAAACATTGCCGGATGGTGAGCATGAGCAGTACACCGTGAAGGATGGAATTGTGGTGATTAAGAATGGAATGGTATTGCCGGATGGTTTTGTGATTTGATAGAGTGGGGGTGAGAGAGTTGTGTTGAGAGAGTTGGGTTAAGAGAGTTTGATTTGTGAGGATTGGTTTTGTGGAATCCGGTTTTTGGATTTACAGCGCTGATGGCTGGTTTCAAAAAAATCGCTTTTACCATTGGTAAAAGCGATTTTTTTTGGTTTAGCGGTCAAAAAAACTGTTAAAATTCACTTTAAAACTGACAAGTGGTTTTTATTTCCATTTCTTTGAAAAACCGCACCAGCAAAGCCTTTCAGACCAGCGGAATGTAAAAAAATTAATCTTAATAACAGCGTTAAATACTGTTAAAATATTGCCTTCTTTTATCGGGTCTTGCCGCCCGTTCATCTCATGTTTTTGCCTGATCACCGACACATATTCCTCATTCGCCGACATAACACGTTCCTCCTTCTCCCGAAATCTACATTTGTTTTTTAGGTACTCAACAAAAAATCAATTTGATGGTCTTGCTGGATCGAAGGGCAATACATATATCAGGTCTCTGTTGTCTGCTGTTATTATCAGTCGCCTGCCATGAAAAAAAGAACAAGGACGATGCTAAATCTCAGGGAAACCAACCTACCATTGTAGATGTCATTATCGCTGACACCCGTAGTGTAAGCAATAACATCGAGGCAAACGGTACGATCGTTCCCAACGAATACGCCGAACTCCATCCCGAAATCAGTGGCAGGATTACTTTCCTCAACGTTCCCGAAGGCGCCATCGTCGAAAAAGGCACCCTCATTGCCCGTATCAACGATGCTGACCTACAGGCACAACTGGAAAAATCCAAAGTTCTCCTGGATCTCTACGAAAAAACAGAACAACGCGACCGCAAACTCCTGGACATTAACGGTATTAACCAGGCCGACTACGACCTGGCATTGAACAATGTGAACGGCACCAAAGCCGATATGGCATACACCCAGGCCCAGATAGACAAAGCCGCTGTCCGTGCCCCCTTTACCGGTACTATCGGCCTACGTCAGGTCAGCATCGGGGCATACGCCACACCAGCGACCCTGATCGCCACGATCCAGTCGCCCGACAAAATGCGGGTCGACTTCACCTTACCTGAAAACTACGCCCACAACCTCAAAAAAGGTGGTGTGGTTGAAGTAGTAAGCGATGCGAACAATGGCACCCGCAAGCAAGCCACTATTATCGCTACCGAACCACAGGTGAGTCAGACGAGCCGCAACGTAAAAGTGCGCGCCCTGCTCTCCGACGGCAAAGGCCGCCCCGGCGCATTTGTAAAAGTTTACTTAAATGCCGGTGCGGATACCAAAGCCATCATGGTCCCTACCAATGCACTCATTCCAAATGATAAAAATAACCAGGTCGTACTCGTCAAAGACGGCAAGGCCCGCCTCACCACCGTGCAAACCGGCGTGCGGGAAGCCAATAATGTGGAAGTCACCAGCGGCATCGCTGTAGGTGATACCGTCGTGGTGACAGGCGTGCTCTTCGCCCGCCCCGATGCGCCTGTGAAAGTCAGACAAGTGAAGACACTGGAAAAACTCGTGGCTGCACAGCAATAATCACCCAACGGAATTCAACAAATGAATATATCAGAACTATCATTGAAGCGGCCTGTCCTTGCGACAGTGATGAATCTCCTGATTATACTGTTTGGGGTGATTGGCTACTATTTCCTGGCAGTGAGAGACTACCCTGCCATCGATCCTCCTATTATTACAGTAACCACTTCTTATACAGGTGCGAACCCGGATATCATGGAAAGCCAGATCTCCGAACCACTGGAAAAACAGATCAACGGTATTCCCGGTATCCGTACCATCTCTTCCAATAGTTCCCTGGGTAGCAGCGTGATCACGGTGGAGTTCAACCTGGGTATCGACCTCGAAGCCGCTGCCAGTGACGTGCGTGACAAGGTGAGTCAGGCAACTAAAAGTCTGCCGCTGGACATCGATGCACCACCGGTTGTCACCAAGTCCGATGCGAACAGTGACCCGATCCTGATCCTCGCTGTTCAAAGCCGTACCAAGTCGCTCATGGAACTGAGTGACTATGTCGATAACGTACTACAGCAACAATTACAGACCATCGACCAGGTAAGCTCTGTGAACATTTTTGGTGATAAAAGCTATGCCATGCGCCTCTGGCTCAATGAAGCAAAGATGGATGCTTACAATGTGGCCTATAATGATATCAGCACGGCCCTTAGCAATGAAAACGTGCAGTTGCCCGCCGGTAAAGTATATGGTAACAACACTGAACTAACTATTAACGCCATTGGTCGCCTCACCACAGAAAAAGATTTCCGTGACCTCATTCTCCGTGAAGACAGCACAGGCATTGTTCGTCTCAGTGATGTAGCCCGTGTGGAACTGGGTCCGCAGATAGAAGAACAGGGCTGGAAATACAATGGTGTAAATGCAGTAGGGTTGGCAATCATTCCACAACCAGGCGCGAACAACATCGCCATTGCCGATGAGTTCAAAAAACGTATGGAGGCAATCAGGGAATCCAACAAAGACGATATTGAATTCAGTGTGCTGGTAGATAATACCCGCAATATCAGACAGTCACTGGCCGAAGTAAAGGAAACCCTGATCATTGCATTTGCACTCGTGGTATTAGTGATCTTCTTCTTCTTTAGAAACTGGCTGATTGCCATCCGTCCATTAATAGATATTCCCATCTCGCTGATCGCCACCTTCTTTGTGGTGTACCTCGCGGGCTTTACCATTAATATATTAACGCTGTTAGGTATCGTACTGGCTACAGGCCTCGTGGTGGATGATGGTATTGTGGTCACGGAAAATATCTTCCGTAAACTGGAGCAGGGGATGAGCATTCGTACGGCTGCGCTGGAAGGAAGTAAAGAGATATTCTTTGCGGTCATTTCTACATCATTGACATTGGCCGTGGTATTCATGCCGGTGATCTTCCTGCAGGGATTTGTAGGCAGGTTATTCCGTGAATTCGGGGTCGTACTTGCCACAGCGGTTTTGATCTCTGCCTTTGTATCCCTAACGATTACGCCAGTATTAAATGTGTACCTGAATAAGAAAGATGCTGGTCATGGCAAGTTCTATGAAAGAACAGAACCATTTTTCCAGGGGATGGAAAGTGGCTACAAGCGCTGGCTGGAAGCATTTATGAAAGTGCGCTGGGTCGCAGTGGCCATCATTCTGGTGTGTGCAGGTATGATCTGGTTGATCTTAAGTAGTATTCAAAGTGAAATTGCACCTCTTGAAGACAGAAGCAGTATCCGTATGACGGTGAGTTTACCTGAAGGTACGAGCTATAGTTATACCCAGGCTGTGAGTGACAAGATAGCGAATTACCTGTATGACTCAGTACCGGAAAGAGCCTTCGTATTCGCAAGAACACCTGCGGGTTCCGTGATCAATAGTTCTCAGCCACGTATTGGCCTGGTACCGCCGGAAGAGCGTGATCGTAGTCAGGCAGAGATTGCCAATGACCTGAACAGGAAGTTGAAGCGCTTTAATGATGCACGTATCTTCACGATACAGGAACAGACAATTGCGGTGGGTTCCGGTTCCAAGACCAGTTTACCCATACAGTTTATCCTGCAAAATCAGGATTTAGATAAACTTAAAAAGACGATTCCGTTATTCCTTGAAGAAGCTCGTAAAGATCCAACCTTCGCTAACGTAGACGTAGATCTGAAATTTACAAAACCTACATTGGAAGTAACGTTCGATCGTATGAAGATCAAGGATCTCGGCTTATCTACGAATGATGTGATCTCTGCTATGCAGGCTGCTTTCAGTGGTGGCCGTCTGGCGTATTTCATCATGAACGGCTACCAATATTACGTAATTGCACAATTGGAAAGAACGGAGAGAAATGAACCTGCGGATATCAGTCATATCTATGTACGCAATGCAAGTGGAGATAAAATTCCATTGGATGCAGTCGTGAAAATAGTGACCAGTACAAGTCCGGCTACGTTGTATCACTTCAACCGTTTCAAGAGTTCCACCATTTCTGCATCCCTGGCACCGGGTCATACCATTGGTGATGGCATCAAAGCCATGCAGGCGATAGCAGACAGGCTACTGGATCCAACCTTCCATACGGCATTGTCCGGCTCCAGCCGTGACTATGCAGAAAGTTCTTCCAATATCGTATTTGCCTTCCTGCTTGCGTTGGTATTGATCTATCTGGTACTCGCCGCACAGTTTGAAAGCTTTATCGATCCGTTCACCATCATGCTCACGGTGCCGCTGGCATTGGCAGGTGCATTGCTGAGCCTGTGGATCTTTGGCCAGACATTGAATATCTTCTCCGAAATCGGTATGATCATGTTGATTGGACTGGTCACGAAGAATGGTATCCTGATCGTAGAGTTTACAAACCAGAAGCGTGAGATGGGTATGAACAAACATGATGCGGTAGTAGAGGCGGCATCACAACGTCTGCGTCCGATCCTCATGACATCGCTGGCTACGGCATTGGGTGCATTGCCTCTGGCCATGAGCCTGGGAGCGGCATCCACAAGTCGTGTACCATTGGGGATCGTGGTAGTGGGTGGTATTGTGTTCTCACTGATCCTGACCCTGTTCGTGATTCCGGCAATATATACCTTTGTGAGTAGTAAGCACAAGGCACACATACCTGATGTGGCAGAATAAAACAAAATTCATGAAAAGATTTATTATATATCTAACCTTTTTCTCACTTCCGAGGCTGCTGCATGCGCAGCAGCTCACACTGAAGGATGCTGTGAATATTGCTTTAAATAAAAACTTAGGCATTAAGATCGCGGAGAATAATGTGAAGATTGCGGAGCAAAATAACAACTACGGTATAGCTGGTGGTATGCCTGTAATCAGTGCTTCCGGCTCCGATGTAGAACAGCTCACCAGTCTTGAGCAGAAGTACGCAAACGCTGCGAACAACAAATCGAGCAATAACGTCCGCTCTAACGAACTCTCTGCCAGCCTGGGCGCCACCGTTCCAATTTACAGCGGTAGTAAGATCTCCAATGCCAGCAAACGTCTGGATGTTGCTGAGTCTATGAGCAATGACTACCTCAAATCCCGCGTTGCGTACATCACCTACAATGTGATGATTAAATATTACGACATCATTCGGCAGGAGAGCTATGCGGCCACTCTGGAACGCTCACTGGAAGTATCCCGTCAGAAACTGGATATCGTAAAAGCACAGCAAAGTGTGGGCGTGGCCAACAATGCAGACCTCTTTCAGGCCCAGGTAGATCTGAACACACAAATGCAAAACCTGCAGGCGCAGCAACTGGTGATCGATCAGGCCA
This Chitinophaga sancti DNA region includes the following protein-coding sequences:
- a CDS encoding DUF72 domain-containing protein; this translates as MQFGRVNDSLLSNIDFTLPDPADNQLVLPGKPAANVGMYIGCPRWGMKEWVGHLYPKGTKEANYIEQYPHHFNCIEFNATHYKIYDAYTIGKWKERVNRTDFKFCPKVPQSISHYSNLVNAQDQTTAFLEGILALEENLGPIFLQLGENYSPTRRDNLYKYLQSLPTDLQWYLELRHPDWFNNPATTKELFDTLRGLKIGAVITDTAGRRDCVHMHLPTPGSMVRFVGNSLHPTDYKRMDDWVHRIDQWMKNGLRELYFFMHMGDELSYIDATVYFIDKLKEVCGISIPKPVFQPKQQSLF
- a CDS encoding efflux RND transporter periplasmic adaptor subunit, which codes for MVLLDRRAIHISGLCCLLLLSVACHEKKNKDDAKSQGNQPTIVDVIIADTRSVSNNIEANGTIVPNEYAELHPEISGRITFLNVPEGAIVEKGTLIARINDADLQAQLEKSKVLLDLYEKTEQRDRKLLDINGINQADYDLALNNVNGTKADMAYTQAQIDKAAVRAPFTGTIGLRQVSIGAYATPATLIATIQSPDKMRVDFTLPENYAHNLKKGGVVEVVSDANNGTRKQATIIATEPQVSQTSRNVKVRALLSDGKGRPGAFVKVYLNAGADTKAIMVPTNALIPNDKNNQVVLVKDGKARLTTVQTGVREANNVEVTSGIAVGDTVVVTGVLFARPDAPVKVRQVKTLEKLVAAQQ
- a CDS encoding ABC transporter permease: MIWNYCRVAWRNLKQHKTLSAINITGLALGMAFALLIGMWVQYEKSFDLFHLNGERIGVFVKHTLFNDIKGSQYSTPVPIYDIMQHDYPEIKRATRISQSSQMSLVHGTTKYLKNCLFVDPAFLQMFSFPLIEGNVNTALNDVNSIILTKSQANAYFGNASALGQFVKVDNEELQVTGVMADVPSNSTFQFDFLVPFSLMEKKYEFVRNARSNWGINFSWNAVELNPGVSMADFSKKISGLMHLHDPEHNNQFLDIQPLTRMHLHNEFRDWKESGGRMTYVHLFTIIGIFVLLIACINFMNLSTARSEKRAKEVGIRKAIGSGRTQLVGQFLSESIMTALIAFIFAIIFILLIQPFLGQVGISHVQFTYQHVWMALGICITTGLLAGSYPAWYLSGFIPVKVLKGPVHTGRSAVTLRRVLVVFQFAISIALIISTGIVFQQIRHAQSRSLGYNPDNLISVATSDALNKNFSALKQELLNTGKLEAVTRASQPMTANYNKWSDFSWSGKDPKAEIGMDVIMGDYDYDQVTGMQLLQGRSFEAGRPADSNAVVLNETALKTIGYTDPIGKTIQSGSLTLTIIGIVKDLVLYNPYQTAYPLAIIFEKDDANNILLRLKKGVDLSNTLSTIQPVFERYNTDLPFIYSFTDQDFAHKFEMENQVGRIAAAFALLAILISGLGLFGLAMFMAERRTKEIGIRKVLGASLPQLWLLLSKDFIWLVLLAGIIASPFTYFLMHNWLTHFDYRIQISWEIFVGAGILACGIALLTVSYQSIRAAMVNPVKSLQ
- a CDS encoding glycogen synthase; translation: MEILHVSAECYPVAKVGGLADVVGALPKYQHQLGCVAKVVMPAYKSRFFEQNEFELVHQGGTWVGFNWYHVNVFREKNNVLGFDLYLLDIPGLLDKEGVYGHWNDLERFLAFQIAVLDWLNEWQHHPDVVHCHDHHTGFIPFLMTHAYKYERLRNIASVLTIHNAQYQGQFGWDQLYRLPGFDLWKAGLVGWEGAVNPLAAAIKCAWRVTTVSPGYLEEMYNGANGLESLLRSERRKCKGILNGIDNKVWDPATDPMLPIHYDDTSFVNGKREIKRQLCEEFGFDPELPLFSFIGRLVGEKGADLLPDIIGRSLYEQQNQLNFLVLGSGDPHTEWRLHQTKNTTGSNFNVQYGYNEGLSHRIYAGSDFLLMPSRVEPCGLNQLYALRYGTMPIVRSTGGLKDTVKDFGDQGGFGIRFIQAEVWDACQAVSRAVELYRDAQALQEIQEYIMQIDHSWDSAAAEYVKLYESIVIRP
- a CDS encoding glucose-1-phosphate adenylyltransferase gives rise to the protein MSNAVISLILGGGSGTRLYPLTRRRSKPAVPVAGKYRLVDIPISNCLNADMNRIFVLTQFNSASLNKHIKNTYHFSHFSKAFVDILAAEQTPDNPTWYQGTADAVRQCLHHIENYEYDYVLILSGDQLYQMDFREMLQHHIESQAEVTIGTIPVTAKDASDFGILKTDEKGTITSFTEKPKQDVLAPWASPVSDEMHAAGREYLASMGIYIFSRSTLNELLKGQEAATDFGKEIIPYAINADLKVMSYQYTGYWTDIGNISSFWEANLSLTDEIPQFNLFDEGKTIYSRARMLPPAKMSGTFNKTIIADGTIISDSTLERCVVGIRARIGRGSVITNSYIMGSDFYQTLEDLARAKAKGHPPMGIGDNCVINNAIIDKNVSIGNNVKINVGETLPDGEHEQYTVKDGIVVIKNGMVLPDGFVI